The genomic DNA GAAGGCTTTCATCTTGTTGAAGAAGCTTTAAAAAAAGGCGAGGGCATTCTCTCACTCGTCATTCGGGATGGTGTGGAATTTCCTGCTGGCTGGTCAACAGAAAATGTTCATATTGTTGAAGTGAACAGTGCTGTAGCGAAAGAGATTTCGGAAACAGAGCACTCGCAGGGCGTTTACGCACATTGTCGCCAGCCTCAGCACGTAGAAGAAGATTTTGCATCATGGAAAAAACTGTTGTTGGTAGATGCTGTTCAAGACCCAGGCAATGTTGGCACGATGATTCGCACAGCAGACGCTGCAGGCATGGATGCAGTCATTCTCGGAAAAGGTTCAGCTGATCCGTATAATCCGAAAACAGTCCGTTCTGCACAAGGTTCCCATTTCAATATACCTGTTGTGCGAGGGGACTTGATGGAATGGGTGATGAAATCAAAAGAAGCCGGCATTAAGGTACTTGGTACGGGACTACAAAATGCTGTCAATCACTCTGTTATTGAACCGCAAGCGAAATTTGCTTTAATCATGGGCAATGAAGGTAGTGGTGTTGATCCGGAGTTGCTTGCATTGGCAGATGCAACTGTGAAGATTCCAATGTATGGTGAAGCGGAGTCCTTGAATGTGGCGGTTGCGACGGGGATTTTATTGTATTCGTATTCGAGAAATTGACAGACCAACTTAATTCTGATTCCGCTGTTGATGAACAAAATGATTTCGGGTATACTATGGACTGTAGTTAACAAACGAAAAGCATTGACTGGGAAGAGTAAGCATCATACGAACCAAAAGGGAGTCTGCGCCTTGACTGAAAGCGTAGATGGGCAAGTGGTTGTTGAA from Sporosarcina sp. FSL K6-1522 includes the following:
- a CDS encoding RNA methyltransferase; the protein is MKRIESPQNALVKHWKKLVTTRKERDKTEEFLVEGFHLVEEALKKGEGILSLVIRDGVEFPAGWSTENVHIVEVNSAVAKEISETEHSQGVYAHCRQPQHVEEDFASWKKLLLVDAVQDPGNVGTMIRTADAAGMDAVILGKGSADPYNPKTVRSAQGSHFNIPVVRGDLMEWVMKSKEAGIKVLGTGLQNAVNHSVIEPQAKFALIMGNEGSGVDPELLALADATVKIPMYGEAESLNVAVATGILLYSYSRN